The Salvelinus alpinus chromosome 35, SLU_Salpinus.1, whole genome shotgun sequence genome window below encodes:
- the LOC139564125 gene encoding PILR alpha-associated neural protein-like, whose amino-acid sequence MERCSISPVKRLTTLRCLFFLMVAAVMRPSTCNRDDEGEGKVEALSAQLSVPGQVTPTPIWSVDWGPTLALEDETHHILSSQEADLHHHGHEVPTTTAEAWPHHQSAPGSALPQEPLDLLEAPDAEGVEDGGSEAEEREPEEVDPQFYVTVTISSLLILTAVIITVKLCYDRSCSQHPPPLSRGVAPPPSLALPRSLALEDSRQTLRGTPSFTDRERIPVVNL is encoded by the exons ATGGAGAGATG ctcCATCTCTCCTGTCAAACGACTGACCACCCTCCGCTGCCTTTTCTTCCTCATGGTTGCCGCGGTGATGCGACCCTCAACCTGTAACCGTGACGACGAGGGCGAGGGGAAGGTGGAGGCCCTCTCGGCCCAGCTGTCCGTCCCAGGACAGGTCACACCCACCCCTATTTGGTCCGTGGACTGGGGCCCCACACTAGCCCTGGAGGACGAGACGCATCACATCCTGTCCAGCCAGGAAGCGGACCTGCACCACCATGGCCATGAAGTCCCCACGACAACCGCCGAGGCCTGGCCGCATCATCAGAGTGCACCGGGCAGCGCTTTGCCCCAGGAGCCCTTGGACCTGCTGGAGGCCCCGGACGCAGAGGGAGTGGAGGATGGAGGAAGTGAGGCGGAGGAGAGAGAGCCTGAGGAAG tGGACCCTCAGTTCTACGTCACAGTGACCATCTCCTCTCTGCTCATCCTGACTGCTGTCATCATAACGGTCAAACTCTG ttaCGACCGCAGCTGTTCCCAGCACCCACCCCCGCTTTCCCGTGGCgtggccccccccccctctctcgccctccctcgtTCCCTGGCTCTGGAGGACAGCCGGCAGACGCTGCGCGGCACTCCCTCCTTTACCGACAGGGAGAG gATCCCCGTGGTCAACCTCTAA